From the Leptospira biflexa serovar Patoc strain 'Patoc 1 (Paris)' genome, one window contains:
- a CDS encoding NAD(P)-dependent alcohol dehydrogenase: protein MKVITYRNYGPPEVLKLENWEIPNPKEDQIRVRIVNTAVNSGDWRMRKPDPKVVRLFFGLFKPRSVILGISFAGIVDAVGKNVKSFQIGDKVLGSTGMKMGAYAEYTCVSENAVVSKLPEKMSFPEGAAISFGGLTAVDFIQRCKIQTNQTIVIYGASSSVGTSAIQLAKHFGAHVTAVCSQGNFELVTSLGADKTMDYSNFFASNEQYDVVFECVGKTEIETDLKYLKKGGHLVLVGASFRQMWDSIWISLFQRIQIHIGPIKETLENLNFLLTLANLGKYKVAIDRSYPLEEMVEAHRYVEAGHKKGNVVIDVSKV from the coding sequence TTGAAAGTTATCACTTATCGTAATTATGGCCCACCTGAAGTATTAAAATTAGAAAATTGGGAGATTCCGAATCCAAAAGAGGATCAAATTCGAGTTCGTATTGTCAATACGGCTGTGAATTCTGGAGATTGGAGGATGCGTAAACCTGATCCGAAAGTAGTTCGTTTATTCTTCGGATTATTCAAACCAAGATCTGTCATTTTAGGGATAAGTTTTGCCGGAATTGTGGATGCAGTGGGGAAAAATGTAAAATCCTTTCAGATTGGTGACAAGGTTCTTGGTTCCACTGGAATGAAGATGGGAGCATATGCTGAATATACCTGTGTATCTGAAAACGCGGTTGTCTCAAAACTACCAGAAAAAATGTCTTTTCCAGAAGGAGCCGCCATATCATTCGGTGGCCTCACTGCAGTAGATTTTATACAAAGATGTAAAATCCAAACAAACCAAACCATTGTCATTTACGGAGCTTCCAGTTCCGTCGGAACATCGGCCATCCAATTGGCAAAACATTTTGGTGCTCACGTAACTGCCGTTTGTAGCCAAGGGAATTTTGAGTTGGTAACATCACTCGGAGCAGACAAAACAATGGATTATTCAAATTTTTTTGCTTCAAATGAACAATATGATGTCGTTTTTGAATGTGTCGGAAAAACAGAAATTGAAACAGATTTGAAATACCTAAAAAAAGGTGGGCATTTAGTGTTAGTTGGTGCTTCGTTTCGGCAAATGTGGGATTCGATTTGGATTTCTCTATTCCAACGAATTCAAATTCACATTGGTCCCATCAAAGAAACATTAGAAAATTTAAACTTTTTACTCACTTTGGCAAATCTCGGCAAATACAAAGTGGCCATTGATAGAAGTTATCCATTAGAAGAAATGGTAGAAGCACACAGGTATGTTGAAGCAGGTCATAAAAAGGGAAATGTTGTGATTGATGTTAGCAAGGTTTAA
- a CDS encoding TetR/AcrR family transcriptional regulator, whose protein sequence is MIKKKNQKLKKQLSKDVLVQTAISFADKNGIDSLSMRNLAQLLGVEAMSLYNHIQNKDELIDGMVESCVILFSLPKVKGQWKKEMKRRARSVREVLLSHPWLTILLVSRVNIGESMLRYFNDSIGCLVNAGFTYKQADQIINAIDSHIYGFTLQELNFPFKPNEYKSKASEYLPMIPKNDLIYFYNLTKEVAMGKYNGKQNFDFGLDLILDGLKFQSKK, encoded by the coding sequence GTGATTAAAAAAAAGAATCAGAAATTGAAAAAACAACTTTCGAAGGATGTTTTGGTCCAAACTGCCATTTCATTTGCAGACAAAAATGGAATCGATTCTCTTTCTATGCGAAATTTGGCGCAATTGTTAGGTGTGGAAGCCATGTCATTGTACAATCATATCCAAAACAAAGATGAACTAATCGATGGTATGGTAGAATCGTGTGTAATACTTTTTAGTTTACCAAAAGTAAAAGGTCAGTGGAAAAAGGAAATGAAAAGGAGGGCAAGATCGGTAAGAGAAGTTCTTTTGAGCCACCCTTGGCTCACCATATTACTTGTCTCTAGGGTGAATATTGGTGAAAGTATGCTTCGGTATTTTAATGATTCCATTGGTTGTTTGGTAAACGCCGGTTTTACATATAAACAAGCAGACCAAATCATCAACGCCATTGATAGTCATATTTATGGATTCACCTTGCAAGAGTTAAATTTTCCATTTAAACCTAATGAGTATAAATCTAAAGCGAGTGAATATTTGCCTATGATTCCCAAAAATGATCTAATTTATTTTTATAACCTAACCAAGGAAGTGGCTATGGGTAAGTACAACGGAAAACAAAACTTTGATTTTGGATTGGATTTAATCCTAGATGGACTCAAGTTCCAATCCAAAAAATGA